Within Rhinolophus ferrumequinum isolate MPI-CBG mRhiFer1 chromosome 14, mRhiFer1_v1.p, whole genome shotgun sequence, the genomic segment CTGCTCTACCCAGGTCTCCGATCTCCTCGGAGCTCAGCCGGGGCCCAGCCTCCGCGAGGGAGCGGAAGGCGGAGACCGCGAGACTGGCCTGGAGGACGAAGGCGGGCGCGCGTGGGCGTGGGGGACGCAGTGATGTCCACCGGCTCGGTGAGCGACCCAGAGGACATGGAGCTGCGGGGGCTGCAGCGGGGGTACCCGGTTCCTGCCTCCAAAAGGCCGCCCCTCCGCGCCACGGAGCGCAGCTATATCTCGCCCAGTGACAACTCGTCCGCGGAGGAGGAAGACCCCGATGGCGAGGAGGAGCGGTGCGCCCTGGGTGCGGCGGACAGCGCGGGGGGCTGCAAGAGGAAGAGGCCCCGCGTGGCTGGGGGCGGCGGCGGCAAGAAGCCCCTCCCGCCCAAGGGCTCGGCGGCTGAGTGCAAGCAGTCGCAGCGGAACGCGGCGAACGCCCGCGAGCGCGCCCGGATGCGCGTACTAAGCAAAGCCTTCTCCAGGCTCAAGACCAGCCTGCCCTGGGTACCCCCCGACACCAAACTTTCCAAGCTGGACACGCTCCGGCTGGCTTCCAGCTACATCGCGCACCTGCGGCAGTTGCTTCAGGAGGATCGCTACGAGAACGGCTACGTGCACCCGGTGAACCTGGTAGGGGCGCTGCGCGCGAGACCTGGGCTGAGACGCTGAGAGATGCCCGAGGCGCTCCTGGGCGCCAGGCAGAGTCAGCCCGCTGGGAAGAACCCGAAAGGGGGTTTCTGGTGCGGGTGGTGAGGAGGCCAGTTTAGTTTCTCCCAAGTCACCGGAGGGGACAGCCATTTTCCTGGAGGACCATCCACGCTCTGTGTTTGCATCATTCTGATCATTGTACGTGGTGTCCAGTGACAGCTATTGGCTAGCATCCTACTTCCGGGGTGAATCTGGGTTCCATTTGAGTTCACTAGCCTGTTACAGATTGAAGGGCAAATGTCCCCAAATGCAACTTTGTCTAGCTAAGAATCTGACAGGTTTGATTCAACAAGCCCTACTTTTGGTAAACGAGGAGGGAAGCTGAGTTCTATTAAAAAGTCTTTGGATTTTTAACTTCTTGCAGAATAGCAGAGGTTTCCCCAAACGGGATTTGTCTGGAAAGTCCCTCTCCGACCTGCCAACTCGCCCGGTTTGAGAAAGATCCTATCCCAGTTCGTACTTGGCGCAGAGGgctggttgtgtgtgtgttgggggaagggaatTAAACGCCCAaatcctcaactcctgcaagttTCACCGAATCCCCGTGAGGGCACAATTCAGGAGACAGCATGGGTGGACCCCTCACATCTCACACAATCAAAATCCAGTAAAATTAAAATCCTAGTTTagagagaagacataaaaattcCCCGAACACTGATAAAATCGGAGCTACTCAAAGCCAGAGGTATCCCAACGTTCACTTAGGAGAGCGGTTTGGGTGTGAGATCGTCGTTTCTCCTCCGATATCTGACGCTCTTTTTGATTTTACAGACGTGGCCATTTGTGGTCTCTGGACGACCCGACTCTGACACCAAAGAAGTTTCCGCAGCCAGCAGACTGTGTGGGACCACTGCTTAGATCGAATTTAAACTCACTCGATGGGATTACTGCTTAAACACTTATGATTGGGGTACCGGACAGAAGGGAGACTGCGTGAGAACCCCCAGAGAATGGGAAGAAAGTTCCATTGGATTCTCctacacacaccccaccccccgaACTGTGAACACCACAGACAggtggctggtgtgtgtgtgggggggaggggggcagagccCGAGCGTCGGCGGCGTGGCTGTCATCGAGGGGAGCCCATGGCTACAGCTGCTGCGGATCTGGGCCACCACACCTTACCTCTCCAGAAAGAGCCTCCTTCCGTCTGGGGAGCGCGCACCCAGACCCAACTTCGGGCTTCAGCAGTAGACTAACCCCTCCACACTCCCTTCAGAGCCCAGCGCCAAGCCGCCTCGGGTTAGTTTCCAAGCTGAGCCAGATATTCACATTAGACGTGAGGGCAGGACTCTGCACCGCCCGGTCCTTCATGGTTAGGCATGGTCAGAACTCGCTCTCCATGATGATTGGCTTCAAAGACAGAAGTCTTACGTGAAACCCACAACGGGCAGGTTTTTAAGTTGCAGAGAGGAGAGTGGATACCTGGGCGGGTTTGGTATCCCTGTGGGAGCCGGCTCTGCCCGGAGCGCTCCGGCCGCGCAACCTCCCAGCTGCAGGCAGGGCCCTCGCTCCCGCCCCTTCCTAGCCAGGCTTTGGTCTAGCCTCCACCCGAACCTTCTAGGCTGgagcctccacccccacccccaggctccgGTCTCCTTCGGCCTCCCCCTAATCCCTCTTCCTACACCTCCTTGCAGACCCGCCTGTGACTGCTGACTGTCCCCACCTGACCCTCCTCCTCAAGCTCCGGTCACCCCGTCTTCCAACACCACCTCCCTTGCCCACGTTCCTTCTCCCTCTGAGCCGCTGAGTCTGTTTGGTATTTAGTGACCCTGCCCGGGGGGAACGCACCGCTGCGGGAGGCTGCACTGCCATAGGAATtagcaaatgtaaataaatttatttttttatgaataataaaactcATTGTGAAAAGTGAGTGCCCCCGGGGTGCGTCCGAATGTGGTCTTTGTTGTCCTTTACTGAGTCTGGTCTGGACTGGAAGTTAACTTAAAGGTGCCCACAGGGCTCTAGACAGAGGTTGGGTCATTGTCTGGGGAATGGTGGGGATCACATTTGGGTCACTGCATTTCCACATGTAACTCTCCTTAAGTTCTAGGATTCTAGTTCTTCTTGCTGAGGCAAGGGTTAATGAAAGGCAAGAACTGGAGGCTTATTAGGCCCTGAGAAAGTAACATAGGtgcccatctctctctctctctctctctcacacacacacacacacagtatgctTTCTCCAGCCTACAGCACACTCCAATACATAGGACTGAAGGAGTTCAAGACCCCCTACAgcacccccaccagagtggggGATCTCATTCGAACTGGCAAAATAAAACTATCAATATAAAACAGGACACCAGTTTGTATTTCAgtagtgctttttgtttttcaagtaatatttatatagcattttgaATGTGCACCAcctcattttccttgttttgctctcttcccttttcactgCAATTTACACAGGAGGTAATAACTTGGGCAACTCAtcatacaattttttaaacactGGTTTCTTTAAAAGCAACATTCTCTTTGTAGAACCCTTAGACACGTGTGAAGGATAAAACTACCTAAACAACTGCCTGATTTGGGGTGtatactttattttatgaaattggaAGGCAGTTTTTTTGACCAGAGGGAAAACATGCAGGTGGAGTCTAAGAGGTGAGAGAGAGGTGGGGTAGCAGGACTTCCTGTGTTGAACTAAACCAACCCCAGACTCTGGAGAACTGCTCTCTTGAG encodes:
- the MSC gene encoding musculin; its protein translation is MSTGSVSDPEDMELRGLQRGYPVPASKRPPLRATERSYISPSDNSSAEEEDPDGEEERCALGAADSAGGCKRKRPRVAGGGGGKKPLPPKGSAAECKQSQRNAANARERARMRVLSKAFSRLKTSLPWVPPDTKLSKLDTLRLASSYIAHLRQLLQEDRYENGYVHPVNLTWPFVVSGRPDSDTKEVSAASRLCGTTA